Below is a window of Hydrogenimonas thermophila DNA.
TTTAATGAACAGATAGCCTTACTTAAATCAAGAAATTTGATAATTACAAATGAAAACTATGCACTCTTAAAACTGAAACATATAGGTTACTATAGACTTAGTGCATATTTTTTGCCACTACAATATAAAAAAGATTCAGAGCAAAGAGATAAATTTTTACCTAATACAACTTTTGAAGATATTTTAGAACTATATTTTTTTGATACTAAATTAAGAAGATTAATTTTTGAGGCAATAGAACGAATTGAGATCTATCTTCGTACTCAAATTGCATATTGGCATTCATCCAAATATGGAGCATTTGGTTATCTTAATAAAGAAAGTCTAAAATGTAATAATAATTTTTTTGAGCAGTTAATAGAGTCAATAACAAAAGAAAAAGAGCGTTCAAGGGAAAGTTTTATTAATCACTTTAAAGAGAAATACAATAGTATAGACTTACCTATATGGGCAGTAGTTGAAGTTATATCTATGAGTACACTTTCAAAACTATATGCGAGTTTAAAAACAGAGGAGCAACAAAAAATAGTTGCTCCTTTTAAAGGAATTAGTAAAGATGTTTTTCATAACTGGTTTCATTCTTTAACCGTTGTGCGTAATATATGTGCTCATCATGCAAGATTATGGAATAAAACATTAGGTATAAAGTTTGAAGTACCTAGGAAAAAAGATATATTTAGAAAAATGGGTAGTTCAAATGCAAAAGTATTTTTTGCATTAAGTGTAATAGTATTTATTCTTGAGAGTATAGGTGAAGAATTAGATTTTAAAAATGAGATAAAAAATCTTTTGCATTTGTACCCAAATATTGATTTAAAAGCTATGGGTTTTATAGAGAATTGGGAAAAGCTGGAAATATGGGATGTGTATTAGATAATATTAAAAACTAAAAAGAGGCTTTTAGTTGTTCCATAGCTTTTTGAAGTATAGCCCGTGGACAGCCTACATTTAGCCTCATAAAACCGCTACCTTCCTTACCGAAGGTAACGCCTCTGTTTAGACCAAGTTTTGCTTTTTCTATAAAAAATTTCTCTAACTCATCATCGTTCATATTCATATTTTTGCAATCAAGCCACATTAGATATGTCGCTTCCGATTTTACTGGGTGTATGAGAACAATCTCATTTTGCAAAAATGTTGTGACATAGTCAATATTGCCTTGAAGATATTTTAAAAGTTCATTTAGCCACTCTTTCCCACCTTCACCTTCATAGGCAGATATCAGTGCTTCTATGCCAAACAGGTTTCCTATGGTCATATCATATTTGCGAAGTTCTATCTCAAAATGTCTTCTGATGGAGTCATTACTTATAATTGCATATGCAGTATTCAAGCCTGCTATATTAAATGTTTTAGATGGAGCATTTAGAGTAATGGTTATATTGGCAATATCTGAAGAGATAGAGGCTGTTGGAATGTGCCTATTGGGTTTGTAAACTATATCTGCGTGTATTTCGTCACTTATGATTAAGCAATTTTCTTCTAAGCAGATTTGTGCCATTCTGCTCAACTCTTCCTCTTTCCAGACCCGCCCTACAGGGTTGTGAGGTGAACATAGAATAAAGAGCTTTGCCTCTTTTGCTTTTGCTCTAAAGTCATCAAAGTCAATGGTATATCTTCCATCTTCATAATGCAGTGGGTTTTCTAGCAATACTCTTTTATGATTTTTTGCAAGCCTGAAAAATGGGTGGTAAACAGGAGGTTGAATGATAATAGCATCTCCAGGTTTACCTAATGCGGTAACAAGAAAGTTTAGTGCCGGGACAACTCCTGGAATAGGTGTTATATGCTCTCTTTTAATACTCCAGTTATGTTGTTGAAACATCCAACCTATGATCGCTTCAAAAAATCTGTCTGGGTAGATCGTATAGCCATAAATAGGGTGACTAGCTCTCTTTTTTAAACTATTAACTACACACTCAGGAGATGGTAGATCCATATCTGCTACCCAAAGTGGCAAAACATCTTCTTTTCCAAATTTAGATCTTCTTTCTTCATATTTGACACTGTAAGTTTCACTTCTATCGTAAATATTGTCAAAAATACTCATATCTTCTCCCATATACTCATTTGAGCTACACTATGCTGAAACTTTCGTGCTGTTTCACGGATGACAAACTCTATATCTCTTGTTTCAATAAGTTTAAATGAGTCTTTAAGATGACTTTTTAATCCATCTATAGATTTTACAGGTTCACCATCTTGTTTAAAACCACCAAGCCACTTTTGTTTTGGTGTAAACTCTTCTAGCCACGTGTATGGTGATGTTAAAATAAGCATACCGCCACTGTTAATACGTTTGCCAATATCATTTAAAAATTTGGCTGGATCATATAGACGATCAATGAGATTACCTGCAAAAA
It encodes the following:
- a CDS encoding Abi family protein, with translation MNDFSNKLQVIKNQVNSYNKPHKSFNEQIALLKSRNLIITNENYALLKLKHIGYYRLSAYFLPLQYKKDSEQRDKFLPNTTFEDILELYFFDTKLRRLIFEAIERIEIYLRTQIAYWHSSKYGAFGYLNKESLKCNNNFFEQLIESITKEKERSRESFINHFKEKYNSIDLPIWAVVEVISMSTLSKLYASLKTEEQQKIVAPFKGISKDVFHNWFHSLTVVRNICAHHARLWNKTLGIKFEVPRKKDIFRKMGSSNAKVFFALSVIVFILESIGEELDFKNEIKNLLHLYPNIDLKAMGFIENWEKLEIWDVY
- a CDS encoding MalY/PatB family protein, with amino-acid sequence MSIFDNIYDRSETYSVKYEERRSKFGKEDVLPLWVADMDLPSPECVVNSLKKRASHPIYGYTIYPDRFFEAIIGWMFQQHNWSIKREHITPIPGVVPALNFLVTALGKPGDAIIIQPPVYHPFFRLAKNHKRVLLENPLHYEDGRYTIDFDDFRAKAKEAKLFILCSPHNPVGRVWKEEELSRMAQICLEENCLIISDEIHADIVYKPNRHIPTASISSDIANITITLNAPSKTFNIAGLNTAYAIISNDSIRRHFEIELRKYDMTIGNLFGIEALISAYEGEGGKEWLNELLKYLQGNIDYVTTFLQNEIVLIHPVKSEATYLMWLDCKNMNMNDDELEKFFIEKAKLGLNRGVTFGKEGSGFMRLNVGCPRAILQKAMEQLKASF